One window of Dermacentor andersoni chromosome 7, qqDerAnde1_hic_scaffold, whole genome shotgun sequence genomic DNA carries:
- the LOC126534613 gene encoding uncharacterized protein: MEDLKKCGDDYIPYAKRGPLQVPNIGFREGCRIAKEQIICSIQFMKNCTQGPAEAAALVVLQALEENIEDVCTVGSKSYKRYQKSIKCMESVGHGMHKCMTHFHEHLERAVVKAAVKDVIHHSCCIYNDLLDCCSKALAPCERVHAKDFVVGILEDIFGEIVHLVCGRYIKSTDACSALPPLASLDEDDERFSTYIELIMEAAATYGHRN, encoded by the exons ATGGAGGACCTGAAGAAGTGCGGCGATGACTATATTCCATACGCCAAGCGTGGACCTCTgcaggtacccaacataggatTCCGGGAAGGGTGCAG GATTGCCAAAGAACAGATCATCTGCAGCATACAATTCATGAAGAACTGCACGCAAGGTCCAGCCGAAGCTGCGGCGCTGGTGGTGCTGCAGGCGTTGGAAGAAAACATCGAAGACGTCTGCACCGTGGGTTCGAAATCATACAAAA GGTACCAGAAATCCATCAAGTGTATGGAATCTGTTGGCCACGGGATGCACAAGTGCATGACACACTTCCACGAGCATCTAGAACGGGCTGTGGTTAAGGCAGCTGTCAAAGACGTTATTCACCACAGCTGCTG tATCTATAACGACTTATTGGACTGCTGCTCCAAGGCCCTTGCACCCTGCGAGAGAGTTCACGCCAAAGACTTCGTTGTCGGGATCCTGGAGGACATCTTCGGCGAGATAGTCCACCTCGTATGCGGCCGGTACATCAAGAGCACGGATGCCTGCAGTGCTCTGCCACCTTTGGCTAGCTTGGACGAGGATGACGAAAGGTTCAGCACTTACATCGAGCTCATCATGGAAGCAGCCGCTACCTATGGCCACAGGAACTAG